In Priestia megaterium NBRC 15308 = ATCC 14581, the following proteins share a genomic window:
- a CDS encoding YlaN family protein, which translates to MIDHREKAYALLKADADKILQLIQVQMDNLTMPQCPLYEEVLDTQMFGLSREIDFAVRLGLIDERVGKTLLDRLERELSALHEAFTKK; encoded by the coding sequence ATGATAGATCATCGTGAAAAAGCGTATGCGTTGTTAAAAGCTGATGCAGATAAGATTTTGCAATTAATTCAAGTTCAAATGGATAACTTAACAATGCCACAATGTCCTCTTTATGAAGAGGTTTTAGATACACAAATGTTTGGTTTATCAAGAGAAATTGATTTTGCAGTTCGTCTTGGTTTAATTGATGAACGTGTTGGAAAAACATTGCTAGACCGCCTCGAGCGTGAACTTTCTGCACTGCATGAAGCGTTTACAAAAAAATAA
- a CDS encoding PhoH family protein — translation MGKIYVLDTNVLLQDPHSIFSFDDNEVVIPAVVLEEVDSKKRNMDEVGRNARQVSKLIDNLRQHGKLYEKIPLENGGHLRIELNHRSFQQLQEIFVEKTNDNRILAVAKNLSLEEETKEDGREVILVSKDVLVRVKADAIGLRAEDFLSDRVVEFNSIYTGFSEVYIAKELLSQFYEKGELLTSQIANHSFFANQFLVMKDAFGGSGSAIGIVDQTTTKVKKLLFEYDHIWGIKPRNVQQIMALELLLRDDVQLVTLIGKAGTGKTLLALASGLMQTEDLGCFKKLLVARPIVPLGKDIGFLPGEKQEKLRPWMQPIYDNLEYLFNTKKPGELDAILAGLSSIEVEALTYIRGRSIPEQFIIIDEAQNLTKHEIKTILTRVGEKSKIVLMGDPAQIDHPYLDEYNNGLTYVVEKFKEQKVSGHVRLIKGERSGLAQLAADIL, via the coding sequence TTGGGAAAAATTTATGTATTAGATACGAATGTTTTATTACAAGATCCGCATTCAATTTTTTCATTTGATGATAATGAAGTAGTGATTCCAGCCGTTGTGCTAGAAGAAGTTGATTCGAAAAAAAGAAATATGGATGAAGTCGGACGAAATGCAAGGCAGGTATCCAAACTCATTGATAACTTGAGACAACATGGAAAGTTATATGAGAAAATCCCTTTAGAAAATGGGGGCCATTTGCGAATTGAACTCAATCATCGCTCTTTTCAACAGCTTCAAGAAATCTTTGTGGAAAAAACAAATGATAATCGAATTTTAGCTGTTGCTAAAAATCTATCTCTTGAAGAGGAAACAAAAGAAGATGGACGTGAAGTGATACTAGTGAGTAAAGATGTGTTGGTACGTGTGAAGGCTGACGCAATCGGCTTAAGAGCAGAAGATTTTTTAAGTGATCGAGTAGTGGAATTCAATAGTATTTATACAGGCTTTTCGGAAGTCTATATTGCAAAAGAACTGCTGAGTCAATTTTACGAAAAAGGAGAACTGCTAACGTCTCAAATTGCGAACCACTCCTTTTTTGCAAATCAATTCTTAGTGATGAAAGATGCATTTGGGGGATCCGGATCAGCCATCGGCATTGTCGATCAAACAACAACGAAAGTAAAAAAGCTTTTATTTGAATATGATCATATCTGGGGAATCAAACCTCGAAATGTTCAGCAAATCATGGCTTTAGAACTTCTTCTTAGAGACGACGTTCAACTGGTCACGTTAATTGGAAAGGCAGGTACGGGTAAAACGCTGCTTGCTTTAGCTTCAGGACTTATGCAGACGGAAGATCTAGGATGTTTTAAAAAGCTACTTGTAGCTCGTCCAATTGTTCCTTTAGGAAAAGATATTGGATTCTTGCCAGGAGAAAAGCAGGAGAAACTTCGTCCATGGATGCAACCAATTTATGATAACCTAGAGTACTTATTTAACACTAAAAAACCTGGAGAATTGGATGCCATTCTAGCAGGGCTCAGTTCAATAGAAGTGGAAGCCTTGACGTATATAAGAGGCCGAAGCATTCCGGAACAGTTCATTATTATTGATGAAGCGCAAAATTTAACGAAGCATGAAATTAAAACAATTTTAACAAGGGTAGGGGAAAAGAGTAAAATTGTCCTTATGGGAGATCCGGCTCAAATTGATCATCCTTATTTAGATGAGTATAACAACGGATTAACGTACGTAGTTGAAAAGTTTAAAGAGCAAAAAGTATCGGGCCACGTTCGGTTAATCAAAGGAGAGCGCTCCGGGCTAGCACAATTAGCAGCTGATATTCTTTAA
- a CDS encoding YhcN/YlaJ family sporulation lipoprotein, whose amino-acid sequence MNKFFLSISLCFITLTGCNNNQADIEEGQKTDRIVQVKNSSPERSHKRTANEISAHLVELASSVPNVNDATAIVLGKYAIVGIDVGKDIDRSEVSSIKYTVAEGLKADPYGANSVVIADPDTVARLKQIGNEIRKGRPVTGFLDELAAIVNRVMPEFAEEIRRNPSSTDTNNQKLNNKQEQNLKNEQEKQSNNHLQKNE is encoded by the coding sequence ATGAACAAATTTTTTCTATCCATTAGCTTATGTTTTATTACACTAACCGGCTGTAACAATAACCAAGCAGACATTGAAGAAGGGCAAAAAACAGATCGAATTGTACAGGTCAAAAATTCATCTCCTGAGCGCTCTCACAAGCGTACTGCTAATGAAATATCAGCTCATTTAGTTGAACTGGCTTCAAGCGTTCCGAATGTAAATGATGCTACTGCCATTGTGCTCGGTAAGTATGCAATCGTAGGCATTGACGTCGGCAAAGACATTGATCGTTCAGAAGTAAGTTCAATCAAATATACAGTTGCCGAAGGTCTGAAAGCTGATCCGTACGGCGCTAATTCTGTTGTTATTGCAGATCCTGATACGGTCGCTCGGCTAAAACAAATTGGAAATGAAATTCGCAAAGGTCGGCCGGTTACAGGATTTTTAGATGAATTAGCAGCCATTGTAAACCGAGTGATGCCTGAATTTGCAGAAGAAATTCGCCGAAATCCTAGCTCAACAGATACAAACAATCAAAAATTAAATAATAAACAAGAGCAAAATTTAAAGAATGAGCAGGAAAAACAATCTAATAATCATCTTCAAAAAAATGAATAA
- a CDS encoding COX15/CtaA family protein yields the protein MRLGLKFLSVVTSMAMLLILLGGALVTKTGSADGCGDSWPLCNGQLIPDPLTFETVVELSHRLVSGVSGFLVLALCVWAWISLGHIKEVRPLAFISFFFLVLQALIGAAAVMWGQSDAVLALHFGISLISFASVLLLTLIIFEVDQKLDATNMQLGSKMKKHIYGVILYTYAVVYTGALVRHKEASLACPDVPFCSNGNGWLPVDLNQWIQMGHRFAAVLTFVWILAAFIHAVKYYRHQKNIFYGWLAALILVTFQAVSGMLVVVTRLQLELALAHSLIISFLFGVLSYLTLLATRHTHN from the coding sequence GTGCGACTGGGATTAAAATTTTTATCCGTTGTGACGAGCATGGCCATGTTACTTATTCTACTTGGCGGTGCCCTTGTCACGAAAACTGGTTCAGCAGACGGGTGCGGAGATTCTTGGCCTCTGTGTAATGGACAGCTCATTCCTGACCCTTTAACATTTGAAACCGTTGTTGAATTAAGCCACCGCTTAGTTTCTGGCGTGTCGGGCTTTCTTGTGCTCGCTTTATGCGTATGGGCATGGATTTCACTAGGGCATATAAAAGAAGTTAGACCTTTAGCGTTTATCTCTTTTTTCTTCCTAGTACTGCAAGCATTAATTGGGGCCGCTGCCGTTATGTGGGGGCAATCAGATGCAGTGCTTGCTCTTCATTTTGGTATTTCTCTTATTTCGTTTGCTTCTGTGCTGCTGTTAACACTTATTATCTTTGAAGTGGATCAAAAGCTCGACGCAACTAATATGCAGCTAGGCTCTAAAATGAAAAAACATATTTACGGGGTTATCTTGTACACATATGCCGTTGTGTACACGGGCGCGCTTGTTCGCCATAAAGAAGCTAGCTTAGCTTGTCCAGACGTTCCATTTTGTTCAAACGGAAACGGTTGGCTGCCTGTTGATTTGAATCAGTGGATTCAAATGGGACATCGATTCGCTGCTGTTTTAACGTTTGTATGGATTTTAGCCGCCTTTATCCATGCAGTTAAATATTATCGCCATCAAAAAAATATTTTTTACGGATGGTTAGCTGCTCTCATTCTAGTTACTTTTCAGGCGGTTTCCGGTATGCTTGTTGTTGTCACACGTTTGCAGCTAGAGCTCGCGCTTGCTCATTCTTTAATTATCTCTTTCCTATTCGGTGTATTAAGCTACTTAACCTTACTTGCAACGCGTCATACACATAATTGA
- a CDS encoding YlaI family protein has protein sequence MRVQCVMCDKIETIEDETLVAKRLRNRPIHTYMCNECSERIEKRTKERIATGNFKLYESKKTEEDW, from the coding sequence ATGAGAGTACAATGTGTCATGTGCGATAAAATTGAAACAATTGAGGATGAAACGCTCGTAGCAAAACGACTGCGCAACCGTCCTATCCATACATATATGTGCAATGAATGTTCTGAACGGATTGAAAAACGAACAAAAGAACGCATAGCTACTGGCAACTTTAAACTATATGAGTCGAAAAAGACAGAGGAGGATTGGTAA
- a CDS encoding FtsW/RodA/SpoVE family cell cycle protein: MVKKIFRHFDYSIVIPVLLLCAVGLVMVYSSSMIVSITRYHTSSDFFYNRQKMWLAFTLVLFILTMLTPYKLYPKILPYAILGIFVLLLLVFVMGHTSNNAQSWLQLGGANMQPAEYAKLVVILYLSYVLSKRQEYIDNIKKAFFGPMGLVFLILGFVAIQPDLGTGSIIFAIAVTIMLCSGISKKTFFRMLALGIILLTVIITIGFFTGQFTPNRIGRFTGASDPFTNAQGTGYQLVNSYLAIGTGGLKGLGLGESVQKYGYLPEPHTDFIMAIIAEELGFFGVMLVLGLLGFLIFRILMLAKKSQDPFASMICIGVASMIGIQTGINLGGLTGLIPITGVTLPFISYGGSSLLTLMVSMGIIVNISFFVNYQNKKQKNTENIVLHPNNTSTTSD; the protein is encoded by the coding sequence ATGGTAAAAAAAATATTTAGGCATTTTGACTATTCAATTGTAATTCCAGTGCTGCTTCTTTGTGCGGTTGGACTAGTTATGGTTTACAGTTCAAGTATGATTGTAAGTATTACAAGATATCATACATCAAGCGATTTCTTTTACAACAGACAAAAAATGTGGCTTGCTTTTACGCTTGTATTGTTCATTTTAACAATGCTAACACCTTACAAGCTGTATCCTAAAATACTGCCTTATGCGATTCTAGGGATTTTTGTACTGCTTTTGCTTGTGTTTGTAATGGGGCATACGAGTAACAATGCGCAAAGTTGGCTGCAGCTTGGCGGGGCAAACATGCAGCCGGCTGAGTATGCCAAGCTTGTTGTCATTTTATACTTATCGTATGTTTTGTCTAAAAGGCAAGAGTATATTGACAACATCAAAAAAGCTTTTTTTGGACCTATGGGTCTTGTATTTCTAATATTAGGCTTTGTAGCTATTCAGCCTGACCTTGGAACGGGATCAATTATTTTTGCTATTGCCGTTACCATTATGCTATGTTCGGGAATCTCTAAAAAAACCTTTTTCCGCATGCTAGCACTAGGTATCATTTTGCTTACGGTAATTATTACGATTGGTTTTTTTACAGGGCAGTTTACTCCCAATCGAATTGGCCGTTTTACCGGTGCATCAGATCCATTTACGAATGCTCAAGGAACCGGTTATCAGCTGGTTAATTCATATTTAGCAATAGGTACAGGAGGCTTAAAAGGCCTTGGTTTAGGAGAAAGTGTACAAAAGTATGGTTATCTTCCGGAGCCCCATACCGATTTCATTATGGCTATTATTGCAGAAGAATTAGGGTTCTTTGGAGTTATGCTTGTGCTGGGTCTTTTAGGCTTCTTAATTTTCAGGATTTTAATGCTGGCTAAAAAATCTCAGGATCCGTTTGCCAGCATGATTTGTATTGGAGTAGCCAGTATGATAGGTATTCAAACAGGCATTAACCTTGGAGGGCTTACGGGACTCATTCCGATTACCGGGGTCACGCTTCCGTTTATCAGTTACGGAGGGTCTTCGCTGCTAACGCTGATGGTATCTATGGGAATTATTGTAAATATTTCGTTTTTCGTAAACTATCAAAATAAAAAACAGAAAAATACGGAAAATATTGTGCTACATCCGAACAATACATCAACAACAAGCGATTGA
- a CDS encoding YlaH-like family protein, whose amino-acid sequence MDVKEHLSFFAALYQVDEHAKIGMWLLYFTILGLSVLVYKLGFAKKLPLLKSVVIYLFLAFGCTILTFLGIFLPVAEGLVVAALVLIIYKIRLYQAKKQNSSLGS is encoded by the coding sequence ATGGATGTAAAAGAACACCTTTCATTTTTTGCCGCTCTGTATCAAGTAGATGAACATGCAAAAATAGGAATGTGGCTGTTATACTTTACCATTTTAGGGCTATCTGTTCTCGTGTACAAACTCGGGTTTGCAAAGAAACTGCCGCTTTTAAAATCTGTGGTTATTTATCTATTTTTAGCTTTTGGATGTACGATTTTAACGTTTTTAGGCATTTTTTTACCTGTAGCTGAAGGGCTTGTGGTTGCAGCACTTGTATTAATTATTTATAAAATACGGCTGTATCAGGCTAAAAAGCAAAACTCCTCGTTGGGTTCATAA
- the pyc gene encoding pyruvate carboxylase, translating into MSFVTKKIKKVLVANRGEIAIRVFRACTELNIRTVAIYSKEDAGSYHRYKADEAYLVGAEKKPIDAYLDIEGIIDIAKSHDVDAIHPGYGFLSENIQFAKRCEEEGIIFIGPKSKHLDMFGDKVKARHQAIQADIPVIPGTDGPIDSIDEAKEFANQHGYPLMIKAALGGGGRGMRIVRDADSLNESYDRAKSEAKAAFGNDEVYVEKLVENPKHIEVQILGDEQGNVVHLYERDCSVQRRHQKVVEVAPSVSIDEDLRLRICEAAVQLMEKVQYINAGTVEFLVSGNDFYFIEVNPRVQVEHTITEMITGIDIVQSQILIADGYGLHSKEVSIPAQDQIHVHGYAIQSRVTTEDPLNNFMPDTGKIMAYRSGGGFGVRLDTGNSFQGAVITPYYDSLLVKVTTWALTFDQAASKMVRNLKEFRIRGIKTNIPFLENVVKHDKFLTGAYDTSFIDTTPELFVFPKRKDRGTKMLTYIGNVTVNGFPGVSEKKKPIFTKPRVPSVDISKPIQNGTKQILDEKGAEGLVNWVKERKEVLLTDTTFRDGHQSLLATRIRTNDLKQVANPTARLLPDLFSMEMWGGATFDVAYRFLKEDPWDRLLTLRQQAPNVLFQMLLRASNAVGYKNYPDNVIKEFVEKSAYAGIDVFRIFDSLNWVQGMTLAIDSVRQTGKIAEAAMCYTGDILDPTRRKYDLDYYKNLAKELEQSGAHILGIKDMAGLLKPQAAYDLVSALKETVDIPIHLHTHDTSGNGVYTYAKAIEAGVDIVDVAVSSMAGLTSQPSANSLYYALEGADRRPNLDIKNLEELSYYWEDVRKYYQDFESGMNAPHTEVYVHEMPGGQYSNLQQQAKAVGLGNRWDEVKDMYSRVNLLFGDIVKVTPSSKVVGDMALFMVQNNLTEETLFERGETLDFPDSVIELFEGYLGQPHGGFPKELQRIILKGRKPITVRPGELLEDVDFDAVKEKLFKDLNRQVTSFDAIAYALYPKVFMDYHKAVEQYGDISVLDTPTFLYGMRLGEEIEIEIEKGKTLIVRLVSIGEPQADGTRAVYFELNGQPREVVIKDESVKTTVTAKQKADQANPAHIGASMPGTVIRVVVEKGDKVSKGDHLMITEAMKMETTVQAPFDGVIKQVHVSSGDGIQPGDLLIELES; encoded by the coding sequence ATGAGTTTTGTAACTAAAAAAATCAAAAAAGTATTAGTAGCAAACCGAGGAGAAATTGCGATTCGTGTATTTCGAGCATGTACTGAACTGAATATTCGGACTGTTGCAATTTATTCTAAGGAAGACGCAGGTTCTTATCACCGTTACAAAGCGGATGAAGCCTATTTAGTAGGAGCGGAGAAAAAACCGATTGATGCTTATTTAGATATAGAAGGCATCATCGACATTGCTAAGTCTCATGATGTAGATGCTATTCACCCTGGCTACGGTTTTTTGTCAGAAAATATCCAATTTGCGAAACGTTGCGAAGAAGAAGGCATTATTTTTATTGGTCCAAAATCCAAGCATCTTGATATGTTTGGGGATAAAGTAAAAGCACGTCATCAGGCTATTCAAGCAGATATTCCCGTTATTCCTGGTACCGATGGTCCTATTGATTCAATTGACGAAGCAAAAGAATTTGCTAATCAGCATGGATATCCTCTAATGATCAAAGCTGCTTTGGGCGGAGGCGGTCGAGGCATGCGTATCGTTCGCGATGCAGACAGCCTGAACGAATCTTATGACCGTGCTAAATCAGAAGCAAAAGCTGCTTTTGGTAATGATGAAGTGTATGTCGAGAAACTAGTTGAAAATCCAAAACATATTGAAGTGCAAATTTTAGGTGATGAACAAGGAAATGTTGTGCATCTTTATGAACGCGACTGTTCTGTGCAGCGTCGTCACCAAAAAGTAGTAGAAGTAGCACCAAGTGTTTCTATAGATGAAGACTTACGTCTCCGCATTTGTGAAGCAGCTGTGCAGCTGATGGAAAAAGTGCAGTACATAAATGCTGGTACAGTAGAATTTTTAGTATCAGGAAACGATTTTTATTTTATTGAAGTAAATCCACGTGTTCAAGTAGAGCACACAATTACTGAAATGATTACAGGTATTGATATCGTTCAATCGCAAATTTTAATTGCAGACGGCTACGGGCTTCACAGCAAGGAAGTATCCATTCCTGCACAAGATCAAATTCACGTACATGGATATGCGATTCAATCTCGTGTAACGACAGAAGATCCGTTAAACAATTTTATGCCGGATACGGGTAAGATTATGGCTTATCGTTCTGGTGGCGGTTTTGGCGTACGTTTAGATACGGGAAACAGTTTCCAAGGTGCTGTAATTACGCCTTATTATGATTCACTGTTAGTAAAAGTAACAACATGGGCATTAACATTCGATCAAGCCGCATCAAAAATGGTACGAAACTTAAAAGAATTTCGTATTCGTGGAATTAAAACCAATATTCCGTTCCTTGAAAATGTAGTGAAGCATGATAAGTTCTTAACAGGTGCTTATGATACATCATTTATTGATACAACGCCTGAACTTTTTGTTTTCCCGAAGCGAAAAGACCGCGGAACTAAAATGCTTACATACATTGGGAATGTTACGGTAAACGGATTCCCAGGTGTATCGGAAAAGAAAAAGCCAATCTTTACAAAACCGCGCGTTCCTAGTGTGGATATAAGCAAACCAATTCAAAACGGAACAAAGCAGATTTTAGATGAAAAAGGCGCTGAAGGGCTAGTAAATTGGGTGAAAGAACGCAAGGAAGTGCTATTAACGGATACAACCTTCCGTGATGGCCATCAGTCTCTTTTAGCAACGCGTATTCGTACAAACGACTTAAAACAAGTAGCTAACCCAACTGCACGCTTGCTTCCAGATTTATTTTCTATGGAAATGTGGGGGGGAGCAACGTTTGATGTTGCTTATCGATTCTTAAAAGAAGATCCGTGGGATCGCTTGCTTACTTTACGTCAACAAGCCCCAAACGTTCTTTTCCAAATGCTTCTTCGCGCGTCAAATGCGGTTGGATATAAAAACTATCCTGATAATGTAATTAAAGAATTTGTTGAAAAATCAGCTTATGCAGGTATTGATGTTTTCCGTATCTTTGACAGCTTAAACTGGGTGCAAGGAATGACTCTTGCAATTGACTCCGTTCGTCAAACAGGAAAGATTGCAGAAGCAGCAATGTGTTATACAGGTGATATTTTAGATCCGACGCGCCGTAAGTATGATTTGGATTACTACAAGAACTTAGCAAAAGAGCTTGAGCAGTCTGGAGCACATATCCTGGGCATTAAAGATATGGCGGGTCTTTTAAAACCACAGGCAGCTTATGATTTAGTATCGGCTCTAAAAGAAACGGTTGATATTCCAATCCACCTTCATACGCATGATACAAGCGGAAACGGTGTATACACGTATGCAAAAGCAATTGAAGCAGGTGTAGACATTGTAGACGTAGCCGTAAGCTCAATGGCAGGCTTAACGTCTCAGCCAAGTGCTAACTCTCTTTATTACGCCTTAGAAGGTGCGGACCGCAGACCAAATCTAGATATTAAAAATCTAGAAGAGCTTTCTTACTATTGGGAAGACGTGCGAAAATATTACCAAGACTTCGAAAGCGGCATGAACGCTCCTCATACAGAAGTATATGTGCATGAAATGCCAGGCGGTCAATATAGCAACTTACAGCAACAAGCAAAAGCAGTTGGTTTAGGAAACCGCTGGGATGAAGTAAAAGATATGTATTCACGCGTGAATTTGTTATTTGGTGATATTGTAAAAGTTACGCCATCATCAAAAGTAGTTGGAGATATGGCATTGTTTATGGTCCAAAACAACTTGACAGAAGAAACGCTGTTTGAGCGCGGTGAAACGCTTGACTTCCCGGATTCAGTTATTGAATTGTTTGAAGGGTATTTAGGACAGCCTCACGGGGGATTCCCTAAAGAGCTTCAGCGCATCATTCTAAAAGGCAGAAAACCTATTACAGTTCGTCCTGGAGAACTGTTAGAAGATGTGGACTTCGATGCAGTGAAAGAAAAGCTGTTTAAAGACTTAAATCGTCAAGTAACGAGTTTTGATGCCATTGCTTATGCGTTGTATCCAAAAGTATTTATGGATTATCACAAAGCAGTCGAACAATACGGGGATATTTCTGTTCTTGATACCCCGACTTTCCTATACGGCATGCGTTTAGGAGAAGAGATTGAAATTGAGATTGAAAAAGGAAAAACCTTAATTGTTCGCCTTGTATCCATTGGAGAACCGCAGGCAGACGGTACGCGAGCAGTATACTTTGAATTGAACGGTCAGCCTCGTGAAGTCGTGATTAAAGACGAAAGTGTTAAAACAACCGTTACGGCAAAACAAAAAGCCGATCAAGCAAATCCGGCCCACATCGGTGCTTCAATGCCTGGAACCGTTATTCGAGTAGTAGTAGAAAAAGGCGATAAAGTCTCAAAAGGTGATCACTTAATGATCACAGAAGCAATGAAAATGGAAACAACCGTGCAAGCACCATTTGACGGCGTGATTAAACAAGTACACGTGTCGAGTGGAGATGGCATTCAGCCGGGAGATTTATTAATTGAATTAGAAAGCTGA
- the cyoE gene encoding heme o synthase: protein MEDSKMVEDSTLSASPNTAHVSENSSVWSDFLATIKIGIVNSNFITTFTGFWLALFFNEQHFLENLDKAFFTLIGSSLIIAGSCSLNNYIDRDIDPLMERTKGRPTVTGSFTPLTVLGIGIGFTLTGLLMLLVVSSVAALIGLAGILTYVVLYSMWSKRLYTINTVIGSISGAVPPLIGWAAIDPNLHVVAWVLFLIMFIWQPPHFLALAMRRCEEYRAAGIPMLPVVHGFELTKRQILIWIACLLPLPLYLYELGTPFLILATVLNIGWLFLGFAQYNKQEDTKWASMMFVYSLNYLTILFVSMIVATLFA, encoded by the coding sequence ATGGAAGATTCAAAAATGGTGGAAGATTCAACGCTTTCTGCATCGCCTAACACAGCTCATGTAAGCGAAAATAGTTCCGTTTGGTCAGACTTTTTAGCTACGATTAAAATTGGAATAGTCAACTCGAATTTCATCACCACCTTTACTGGTTTTTGGCTAGCTCTTTTCTTCAACGAACAACACTTCTTAGAAAACCTGGATAAAGCATTTTTTACTTTAATAGGTTCTTCACTTATCATCGCCGGTTCATGCAGTTTGAACAATTACATAGATCGTGACATTGACCCTCTAATGGAACGAACAAAGGGACGACCTACAGTGACAGGGAGTTTTACACCTTTGACGGTCCTTGGGATTGGAATCGGTTTTACGTTAACCGGCTTGCTTATGCTACTAGTTGTTTCTTCAGTAGCCGCTCTCATTGGATTAGCAGGAATACTTACATATGTAGTTCTTTACAGCATGTGGTCCAAAAGACTATACACAATTAATACAGTAATCGGAAGTATATCAGGAGCTGTCCCGCCTTTAATTGGATGGGCGGCTATTGATCCCAATTTACATGTAGTGGCTTGGGTATTATTTTTAATCATGTTTATTTGGCAGCCCCCTCATTTTCTAGCTCTTGCTATGCGAAGATGTGAAGAATACCGGGCAGCGGGAATCCCTATGTTGCCTGTTGTACACGGGTTTGAGCTTACAAAACGACAGATTCTCATTTGGATTGCTTGTTTGTTGCCATTACCTCTTTATTTATACGAATTAGGCACTCCATTTCTAATTTTGGCCACTGTTTTAAACATAGGATGGCTATTTTTAGGATTTGCTCAATACAATAAACAAGAAGACACAAAGTGGGCTAGCATGATGTTTGTCTACTCACTAAACTATTTAACTATTTTATTTGTCTCAATGATTGTCGCAACGCTTTTTGCCTAG
- a CDS encoding pyridoxamine 5'-phosphate oxidase family protein, which yields MANEVETQLVDALYDELQTERFATISTIDFETNGPNVSAISWLVAPTKQKIRFAVDVKSRIVENIKHTNKAVVNILANESCYSISGIAEVVQEKLEGVALKLTLIELDINEVRDVMFYGSKISVNPSYEKTYDPVAAAKLDKQVIEAIKKA from the coding sequence ATGGCCAACGAAGTCGAGACTCAACTAGTAGATGCATTATACGATGAGCTACAGACAGAGAGATTTGCAACCATTTCAACTATTGATTTTGAAACAAACGGTCCAAATGTTAGTGCCATTTCGTGGTTAGTAGCTCCGACTAAACAAAAAATTCGATTTGCCGTAGATGTCAAATCGAGGATTGTAGAAAACATTAAACATACGAATAAAGCAGTGGTAAATATTCTTGCTAATGAATCATGCTACTCAATCAGCGGAATAGCTGAGGTAGTGCAAGAAAAGTTAGAAGGAGTAGCTTTAAAGCTGACGCTAATCGAACTAGATATTAATGAAGTAAGAGATGTTATGTTCTATGGTTCTAAGATTTCAGTAAACCCTTCATATGAAAAGACCTATGATCCAGTAGCAGCTGCTAAACTCGATAAGCAAGTAATTGAAGCGATAAAAAAAGCTTAG